The DNA sequence GTCTAATTAGTAGATATATGGAGAATCCCACGAGCTTCATTTACCCACACCAAAATACATTATTTGAAGGAAACGCTCgaaattttctatattttgttGCATACACAGTGATTATGTGGAATTTGGATGAGAGAAAGAGCACTTCAGGCTATGTGTTTTTATTGAGTTCTGGAGCAGTATTATGGTCATCAAAGAAACAACCAATAGTAAGTCTATCTGCAGCTTCATGTGCATGCCATGCAGTATGGTTAAAAGGGTGTTGGAAAAGCTGTCAGAATCAAGACAAGTCAACTATTATTCACTATGATAGTAGCTCTGCTATCAAGCTTTCAAAAAACCTAGTAATGCACGGCCGGAGTTGGTGCATTGTGGCACATAGGACCCGTTAGCTGATGTGATGACTAAACCACTAAAATTGGATGCTTTCTTGAAGACATAGATATAAACAGAATACTATTTGTGTTCAGTTGAAGGGAGGAATTGTTGTTCAGTTGAAGGGAGGAATGGTTAGGTCAGTTGAAGGGAGGAATGGTTAGGtttaatttagatttgatgtgatttagttatttgaattagatctGATTTACATTCCcatttagttatttgaattagattagaTTTACATTTCCTTGTTTTTAGTGTATTCTATATAATAGCCAATTTTATTCGAATAGGAGGAGAGTACTATATTTCTAGTTCTCTCTATTCTTAATATTCTCTTGTCTATTTTCCTTACCCAAGTTGCTACATTGTCTCCCAAGTTGCTACATTGTCTCGTTGGTAACTCTACCGCAGACTACTAACATCCTCTCGTTACATTGTCTCGTTGGTAGCTCTAGGTtaccattttgattttaaacttttgtttttttgggtaataagaaacaaaatttgattatattttttattatttaaataaagaaaacactTCTACCTAGTATTAAATATGTTAAGGTTCAAATAGAcgtgatttaaatatttttattgagatAGAATAATAGATCAATCAATAGAGAGGAGAGAATGATACATAATAAGATCAAAGTAAATGACCATAGTGGGCGAGATATGTGTCTGCCAACCATTTACCCAAAACAATCTCTGTTTCCGTGTTAAAATGACCATGATCCCACGAAAAGCCTTCAAATGTGGTCAAGTTTATAGGTAACTCCCAAGAGTCGATAGTAATGATGTCTGGAAGCTCTTTTTGGACGGCATCTTCAGCTGCTCTCACTGCCGGCAAGTTATGAGTATCGTGCTTCATAAAAAAGTCATACATGGATATCTTAACAATAATGACCGGTAAAAATCTAGGTTTTATATCATTGCGGATGTCGGTGATGAACTTCTTTAAGTTGTCTTTGTATCTTTGAGCGGTGTCATTCATAGCCGCATCGCTTTCTCCTTGATACCAAAACAAAGCACGCACAACTCCACCTTCTTTTTCTGATGTTTTAATTCGttcaatgaaattttggtAAAAAGTTGCACTAGGATTGCTAGGGTTTTTTATCCATTGTTCAATTAAAGTGCCACCTCTAGCACAAGGAACTAAACCCACGGTGCCTGCCTTTTGTCCAGCTTTTTCTTTGAACTGGTGAGCAAACGGTATCCCCGGACCAATCCCTGGAGTGTGACTAATGTCAATCCCCAAATGGAGAGGTTCATGTGCTATCTCCCATTGGCGCTCAGGGTTCAACCGTAGGATGGATGGGTCGGATTGACACTCCAATGGGACCTTTCCATCCCACACAAGTTTTCcgttttgaattttctctacCCCACCTCGACCAGCCATGTTGCTCTGACCGGCAAGGATGAATATGTTGGTGGGAGAAGTAGCCCCTGAAAGGGAAGGgctaaacaatatcatacacaACAAGATTGATAGTTTTAGCAAAACCATTTTGGCCCCTTGTGTCTGTCTAAAAGAATTGATAactttttgtgtttatttgcaCACTAAAAGAATTGATAACTTTTTGTGTCTATTTGCACAGACACAACTACTCTCCCGTTAAAACGCTTATCACTCTCcttctattttataattgatctatgcctcttcattcctttcCCAGTTATCCTCACTTTTTATACTTaattttgattctatttttagtattatttaagtttcaaaatcaatttcaatttgtCAATATTTGTGGATCGGGAGTATTTTTAGATGTTAGATCACACCTAATTTGtctaatatatctatatatagaagtataaaaataaaacttcaacCTGTGCACGTGACTAATATGGAAGTATTGCATCCATTATTTAGTTGAATCATGATTTTTAATGTGGGACCTCATTCATGCGATATTATTCgtacttctttcttttgtgtcAGTTTTTAGTAGTGTGAATGTGTACTAGTCCATAGTCGGCCTAGGAGTACGTTAACTAGCCAACGTAGTGGATCCATGTGCACGTGTGTAATCCACGTGTAGACTCGATACTCAGTAATGCTACTGATAGATAGTTTTTGGTATTTCTATTATAGTAATTTATCGAAATTGATATATAGTTTCGGTAGAGTACTAGAGCTTAGCATTTTAGTTACCACTGAATTCCTCTCGAACATACACAGTCGTCTATTTATCTTCTATCGACTACCAATTTCCAAAAACGATAAACACATTCAAAGTTATCGTTTCTTGAATTCTTACCGTTCTTGGACCTTAATTGAAAATGGATCTTTCTAACGTCTTGTCTTCCAACTTTTTAGAAGTAATTACACATCTAAATACTCAGATAAATGGGAAAACGACATTCTTGAATCCATAAATCATACCTTCGATTCTTTCTCGATTCTTTTAAGGCTCTCAATAAAATCCTAAAAGTGTGAACCGTCGGGACTCGAGTGTTACACCTATATAGATCTATTGTGAAACAAGGATGCCATAATTAAACTcataatctagttcaacacGATAGAGTGATAGAGATATTCATAAATATCCTGATCAATCgtcaaattccaaatttagCAGTGGGCATAAACACGCTCTCACATAACGGGTTAAAACAAACCATATTtgttagtagtgggcttgagcagTTAGAAATGATATCAGATCCAGAtattgggcggtgtgccagcgaaaaCGTTGACCCCCAAGAgagtaaattgtgagatctcatattgtcGGTTTGAGAGatgaatgaaacattccttaaaaggatgtggaaacctttccttattATTAGgagcgttttaaaatcgtgagactaacgacaatacgtaatgaaataaagcagataatatctattagcgctGAGATTAAGTTTTTACATAGATTATCTAAGAACcctaaaaaaatcgaaattttcaaatttattcaataaaatggggggtaaaaaagtaatttgGCATGCAAGGCTTTTTCTTGCTCACGTGGCAGGTATAAAGAAAactttatatttcaaatttgaaacttcttgggcccattttttaaaattcccTCAAAAGGACTGTGCACCAACGGCTTGATTTCTCATATTAGGGTTCATCTCCAGAACTGAATCTCTTCCTTTTACAGTCTCTCCGGCGATTTCGACTGTGCCATTTTCCGACTACCTCGTGGCGGTTCTTTGTTTATATGATTCGGAAGACGACTCATCAATTACGGCCTAAAGAACTGCGTTCGCCCCTGGAACCATACGTCCTAGGACAGTAGAACTGCATTGCTTATTCATATTCAGTTTGATAGAATAGAAGTAAGAAGGTTGCGTTTCAATGGATTATTCTTCAATAAATGGACTCCATAATTTTAGTTTGACTCTCGCATCAAGAAGAGCTGAAGAAGCtggttggttttctttttcttccgtTCTGGAATCTTGTTGATCTATTCATTATtcatttgttccttttttccCCCTCCTTTATGATGCTACTTGTGAAGTAAGTAATCTTAGGTTACCAATCTTGTCCTAGTCTGATCTTGATTCCTGTGTTTTTCTAGATTTCTGATAGATGTGGTGGTTTGTATTTGAGAATCCATTGGGTAATTGAAGtctaattgtttaattttacaGCTTGGAGGCGGTATGAAGCTGTTAGGTGGCTTGAAAGCTTTGTTGGCCCACTCGGCCTGCCTACTCAGCCATCAGAGATGGAGTTTATTTCTTGCTTGAGAAATGGCCTTGTCTTGTGTAATGCAATTAACAAGATTCAACCAGGATCAGTGCCCAAGGTTTTGTAATtgttattgattttctttttcaaacttgTGTGGCCAACTTCATTTTCGGACCATCACTTATATTCTTGTGAATAAATTGAAGGTGGTGGATAACCCATGCCCTTTACAATCACTTACGTGGGAGTGTCAGCCATTGCCTGCCTATCAATACTTTGAGAACGTTCGGAACTTTTTGGTTGCTGCAAGAGACCTAAATCTGCCTGCTTTTGAAGCTTCAGATTTAGAAAgggtatttttcttcaatttgaatGTATGTGAGCTTTTCTATTATATGTTACTGAGTCCTGAAACCATGACTTTTCCCTTAGGATACATTTGAGGCAAAGGTAGTGGATTGTGTTTTGGCTTTGAAATCTCTTCATGAGTCCAAACAGATGAGTAATGAAAATGGATTTCACAAACACGTGAAATCATCTCCTCTGGTTTTACATTCTGCTAAGAAGACGCTTCCAAGACCTTTGTCCACAATTTCATTGGGCTCTTGTAGACGCTTGGATATGTCTGCGATGAGTGAGAAACGACTTCCTGTTGGAAGCGAAAATGCAGGACTTGAAGGTTTGAGAAGCCCTTCCTTCAATTTATGCTTGTATTGTAGCACATTCATTCTAAGTCGACTAGAAGATGCATGTGAAGATGATATGAGATATAATTGAAAGTCAGCCTTTTCGATTATACGTTACTCTATCATGATTGAGCACTGGTTTTATCATACTCTAACACTGTGTTTTCTGTGACTTGTCTAGAACTAATTGTCAAGTCACTCGTTGATTGCCTGgttcaagaaaaggaaaattttgatggGGACCTTCTTGTTTCTCTAAGAAATGGAGATAAGGTTGACTAAAAGTTTATTACTAATTTTAGGGTTAgtttttacttgttttctttcttttatgacTTCCTAGCTTATATACAGGATCCAGTTAGGGTATTCCAAAAGGTTGTATCAATTTGTTCAGACAAATCGCTTCAAGAAAGCTTTTCAGAGGTCAGTCTTTTAGATTGAGAAAATGTCTTACacttttacttattttttctaaaaaccCATTTAATTGTTCctaatattataaaagtaaaagttgACCAGTTGGAATGTGAGACTCACCgtgaattttgatgaatgaaagggacatccatccatccaccTAGTATTGTTGTATACTACTACATTAATCCAGTATCCTTATTATTAAGAATGATGCACATGATCCTGATCGTATGACACTAAATTTCATCTAGTTATAGAAGATTTATGTTATAcaaccattttctttatttgcttTCCAACCAGAAAGCTCAACTGCAAGTCTTTTGAAAATTGGATCTTGTTCATTTGAAtatctctttttcctttgtcAAGTATAATTTCAGTAAAATTCTATCATAACTGAAAAgtatctacttttttttttttttttttttccaaaagttTGATACAGGTTTAAAAgatgaattaaaagaaagaagcagCTTCCTAGCTCGTTCAGATATAGTTTTAGATGACATTACGACCCTTGACAATTCACAGGTAtgcatattttgtttgttttgcttttcttgaactatattgttttctttcttcaaatgTAAATAATTCTTTAAGATTTGGGTAAAGAGTCTATTTGGTTgcttaatttcaaaattgacaATTGAATACCTAAACCCATCAAATGATGGAAAACTGGGTTAGTGCATATTTGATAACATAAATAAGGGAGAAATCACTTTATACCCCTAAACTTTGTGGGTTGGATCGATTAAAGCTCTACataaataattgtatcaattcATAGTTCAAATGGATAAGTTATTATATTCTCGATCATAAAGTCAGTTACCGCTCGAACTGTTTTTAATAAGTGAATTTATTGTATTAGTTAAAgctcttaattttcataagtgaattaatttaacctttgTCGCATTAGTTATTGAGTTAGTTGGTTAGTTACCTTTTAATTCAGGTAGTTAGTTTTGTAATAGCTAGACATTTTGTGTACACACAACGTATTTATATTACCTCATACTAATCAATATGCATGCTGATTTAATACTCACAATGTTAATACTAATATAACTAGTTTAGATTGATATACcgaatataatttattttcaacttcatCAAATATGCTAACGTCAGCTTATGCATATTCCTAGAAGCGATGCAAAGCTtgctacaaaaagaaaagctgCAATCACGGCGAACTATTTTATACTCAAGAGAAGGAACTTTTGGTAATTTCTTGTCGTTCTCATCTAATCTGTATGCATTGTTTTTTGGATGTTAACTGGTTTGTCAGAAGCATGGAAATAGTGGAGAGGCCTGAATTTTTGGTAAATTGTGTTGAAAATGGATGACTTGAATATGTTTTTTCATTGTTTAAATATTGCccttcaaatataaatttttttaatatgattttgaaaatgCGTTTATATTTGTTCTGTTTAGTTGGACTGTAGTCTTTTAGCTTTTTTATTGCTTCAATTCTTAAGTACGAGGGTTCCATTTGAAACTCCAGATGATGCATAAATGAAATAGAGACATCACAAGTATGTGCCTCTATGAAGCTGGATTGTTATATAATATCTTCTTTATCATACAGGATCTCAAAGCTCTTCTATCTAAAACAAAGTTGGAATTTTATGACTTGCAGTCTCAGTTACAAAGAGACTTGAAGGACCTAGGTAATTTCGCAATTAGAAcaacatttttcctttatttgaattagggAAGGCACTTTAAGTGCCTAAAGTTATATTTTTCATGAACCTATTGTCAGTATTAgtctcctttttcctcataCTTTCTTTCAGGGCTTGACTTTGTTGATAATTCTCAAGTcgtttctttttgggtttcagAAAATCAAGTGCAAGAGCTATCAAATGCTGCTCTTGGTTATCATAATGTGGTTCAGGAGAATCGGAGCCTGTATAACATGGTCCAAGATTTAAAGGGTTAGTATGCCTAATGATACAGACGTACAAACAAATCTTTTTGACAACCAATTTGATCAGAGATCCtcaaataatcaaaatgttcttatctttattttatttaggcAATATTCGAGTTTACTGCAGAATAAGGCCCTCGTTCAATTGTTCATCAAAAGAAGCGATAGAATTTATTGGGGAGGATGGTTCATTAATGCTATTGGATCCattaaaacccaaaaaatacGGAAGAAAGGTTTTTCGGTTTAATCGTGTATTTGGCCCAGCTGCAAAGCAAGGTATATCATTTATGGTAGTTTATAATGTTACTTTACTTCTACTCGTTTGCTGACAAGTGcttctttatttatgttgTTCAGATGATGTCTTCAAGGATATTCAACCATTAATTAGATCTGTGATGGACGGTTACAATGTATGCGTATTTGCCTATGGTCAAACTGGATCAGGAAAAACGCACACCATGGTAAGAAGATATCCACGTTTGCAGATTTCGTCTCATTCCAAGCATTTCCCTTTGTAAATAACTAATGCTTCGTAACAAAGAATGAAGTATCTTAAAAGAAAGTAATTGCAGAAGTCAAACTCATCccaatagaaaaaaaagaaatacaatatGCAATTAGTTTACTAATGATTATGCATTCCTTGATTAGTTCTCCCTCCTAAATGTATTATATCTTGACAGAATGGTCCATCTGGTGGAGCTGACAAAGACTTTGGAATCAATTATCTAGCTCTTAATGATCTATTTCAGATCCAGAATGTAAGGAAGGACATAGATTATGAAATCAATGTCCAAATGGTTGAAATTTACAATGAACAAGTACGAGACCTTCTTGTTGCAGAATCATCAATTACCAAATATCCTTGCCCtactttctattttattttatttttgtcaaaaTTCTGATTTGTCTAGattctatttctttaaaaagcAGATTTCTCGTTAGCTGTCCTTGTATatgattttgtatattttctttacatttgATTCGTCACTATGAAATACCTTTGTTCTCGTGAAAATAAAACTACCTAATACCTCTGCCTGCCGTTTATTTTattgtgaaaacttctctaaTCTATGGGCTCAGGTTaacttttagattttttttgtgaatattCTTTATGTTTGACTTTATATCTTtaactaattataaattagagaTTCGAAGCTGTACTAGTGACACTGGATTGAGCCTTCCAGATGCAACCCGACATTCTGTCAAATCAACTGCTGATGTTCTCAATCTAATAAAACTTGGAGAGTTGAATCGTGCAGTGAGTTTCACTTCTATGAACAATCAAAGTAGCCGTTCACACAGGTCAACTATTATTGTGGCATGCTCACCCTTCTCTATTGTAATATTCAGTATATGTTGCTCCTGTTTAGTCATAGCTTATTTCATATCCTGACAATTTAATATAGCTAGATTTTCTTGCATTATTGTAGTTGAATGATATGTTAGCTTGTTATCTAAATAAATCATGATTGGGATGTGTGACGATGTTTTTTCATGTGTGTGCAGTATTTTGACTGTTTATGT is a window from the Cucurbita pepo subsp. pepo cultivar mu-cu-16 chromosome LG07, ASM280686v2, whole genome shotgun sequence genome containing:
- the LOC111798138 gene encoding probable carbohydrate esterase At4g34215 isoform X1 yields the protein MVLLKLSILLCMILFSPSLSGATSPTNIFILAGQSNMAGRGGVEKIQNGKLVWDGKVPLECQSDPSILRLNPERQWEIAHEPLHLGIDISHTPGIGPGIPFAHQFKEKAGQKAGTVGLVPCARGGTLIEQWIKNPSNPSATFYQNFIERIKTSEKEGGVVRALFWYQGESDAAMNDTAQRYKDNLKKFITDIRNDIKPRFLPVIIVKISMYDFFMKHDTHNLPAVRAAEDAVQKELPDIITIDSWELPINLTTFEGFSWDHGHFNTETEIVLGKWLADTYLAHYGHLL
- the LOC111798137 gene encoding kinesin-like protein KIN-14L isoform X1 is translated as MDYSSINGLHNFSLTLASRRAEEAAWRRYEAVRWLESFVGPLGLPTQPSEMEFISCLRNGLVLCNAINKIQPGSVPKVVDNPCPLQSLTWECQPLPAYQYFENVRNFLVAARDLNLPAFEASDLERDTFEAKVVDCVLALKSLHESKQMSNENGFHKHVKSSPLVLHSAKKTLPRPLSTISLGSCRRLDMSAMSEKRLPVGSENAGLEELIVKSLVDCLVQEKENFDGDLLVSLRNGDKDPVRVFQKVVSICSDKSLQESFSEFDTGLKDELKERSSFLARSDIVLDDITTLDNSQKRCKACYKKKSCNHGELFYTQEKELLDLKALLSKTKLEFYDLQSQLQRDLKDLENQVQELSNAALGYHNVVQENRSLYNMVQDLKGNIRVYCRIRPSFNCSSKEAIEFIGEDGSLMLLDPLKPKKYGRKVFRFNRVFGPAAKQDDVFKDIQPLIRSVMDGYNVCVFAYGQTGSGKTHTMNGPSGGADKDFGINYLALNDLFQIQNVRKDIDYEINVQMVEIYNEQVRDLLVAESSITKLEIRSCTSDTGLSLPDATRHSVKSTADVLNLIKLGELNRAVSFTSMNNQSSRSHSILTVYVHGKDNSGSSIRSCLHLVDLAGSERIDKSEVTGDRLKEAQYINKSLSCLGDVIMALAQKNSHIPYRNSKLTLLLQDSLGGHAKTVMFAHVSPEEDSFSETLSTLKFAQNVSTVELGSACLNKESSEVVQLKAQVENLKKALANNEVEWASNKSKAPRSPRQVAERTPPRPRRLSIENCSSAKTELLSKEAMGKGSKTPSIRTRRSSLEGPKCINNDGLLTKLVEDGSKNQALTFQKCSIVQNSVPISRVSHSNSNGTVALEMNHKAPARSPQGASYMKRMIDTKGTRIPSLQLPKTPEPPKHVRNDIQNQMQSDAMFPTDAQTPNLNSTASGKGSRIRRSMRTIGKLINGSEKRNRQNVTELHTPVQATSTCNVNLDISPLTTNSRMQRRQSLTGIQMTGSSTSRRSSLGGKPTDSNVQKVLDTRNARTPPPIRQSTQVTKRWL
- the LOC111798137 gene encoding kinesin-like protein KIN-14L isoform X2, with translation MDYSSINGLHNFSLTLASRRAEEAAWRRYEAVRWLESFVGPLGLPTQPSEMEFISCLRNGLVLCNAINKIQPGSVPKVVDNPCPLQSLTWECQPLPAYQYFENVRNFLVAARDLNLPAFEASDLERDTFEAKVVDCVLALKSLHESKQMSNENGFHKHVKSSPLVLHSAKKTLPRPLSTISLGSCRRLDMSAMSEKRLPVGSENAGLEELIVKSLVDCLVQEKENFDGDLLVSLRNGDKDPVRVFQKVVSICSDKSLQESFSEFDTGLKDELKERSSFLARSDIVLDDITTLDNSQRCKACYKKKSCNHGELFYTQEKELLDLKALLSKTKLEFYDLQSQLQRDLKDLENQVQELSNAALGYHNVVQENRSLYNMVQDLKGNIRVYCRIRPSFNCSSKEAIEFIGEDGSLMLLDPLKPKKYGRKVFRFNRVFGPAAKQDDVFKDIQPLIRSVMDGYNVCVFAYGQTGSGKTHTMNGPSGGADKDFGINYLALNDLFQIQNVRKDIDYEINVQMVEIYNEQVRDLLVAESSITKLEIRSCTSDTGLSLPDATRHSVKSTADVLNLIKLGELNRAVSFTSMNNQSSRSHSILTVYVHGKDNSGSSIRSCLHLVDLAGSERIDKSEVTGDRLKEAQYINKSLSCLGDVIMALAQKNSHIPYRNSKLTLLLQDSLGGHAKTVMFAHVSPEEDSFSETLSTLKFAQNVSTVELGSACLNKESSEVVQLKAQVENLKKALANNEVEWASNKSKAPRSPRQVAERTPPRPRRLSIENCSSAKTELLSKEAMGKGSKTPSIRTRRSSLEGPKCINNDGLLTKLVEDGSKNQALTFQKCSIVQNSVPISRVSHSNSNGTVALEMNHKAPARSPQGASYMKRMIDTKGTRIPSLQLPKTPEPPKHVRNDIQNQMQSDAMFPTDAQTPNLNSTASGKGSRIRRSMRTIGKLINGSEKRNRQNVTELHTPVQATSTCNVNLDISPLTTNSRMQRRQSLTGIQMTGSSTSRRSSLGGKPTDSNVQKVLDTRNARTPPPIRQSTQVTKRWL